The nucleotide window ATCGCCGGCATCGTGGGAACCCTGATCGTCTTTGGCGTTGGGTATGGTCTGGCGCTGGCACTGCGCCGGCGCGAACACCAATCGCATCGCGGCGCATGACCGGGTAAAGGACGCTGATGAAGCACTCTTTCCTGGACCGCTATCGTGAGGGGAACAGCCTGATCCATCGGCTGGACCCCCGGCTGAAACTATTGGGGACGCTGGCATTCATCCTTGTGGTTACTAACATCCCCGCGCAGGGCTGGCCGGCCTTCCTGCTGATGGCCGGCCTGGCCCTTCTTCTCGTGCGCCTGGCCGAAATCCCCCTGCTGGAAGCGCTGAAGCGCTCCTCCATCGCCCTGCCGTTCGCCGGCGTGGTCGCCCTGTCCGTCCCCTTCACCCGGGCCGGCACAGTGCTGTGGCAGGCGCGTCTGGGGAGCTGGACGCTGTCGGTCACCGACGCCGGCCTGGCCCTGTTCCTCTCGGTCGTGGTCAAAGCGTGGCTGGCAGTGCTGATGAGCGGTCTGCTGGTGGGGACTACCCCCTTCCCCAAACTGCTGAAGGCGATGCGCGCCCTGCATGTGCCGGCGCCGCTGGTTTCGACCATTTCTTTCATGTACCGCTACCTGTTTGTGCTGGTAGACGAGGCCATGCGCCTGCAGACAGCGCGCGAGGCGCGCTCGGTGGGTTCTGGCCGCACCGTATGGTGGCGCGCCAGGGTGCTGGGCGGTATGATCGGCAGTCTGTTCATCCGCAGTTACGAGCGCAGTGAGCGCATCTATGCCGCCATGCTGTCGCGCGGCTTCGCCGGCGAGATTCGCTCGCTGGAGCAGTTGACCTGGCAGAGGCGGGACTGGCTGGCCGGCCTAAGCTGGAGCGCCCTACTGCTGGCCGCCTTTATGCTCGGCCGGCTGATATCAGGAGGT belongs to Anaerolineae bacterium and includes:
- the cbiQ gene encoding cobalt ECF transporter T component CbiQ; this translates as MKHSFLDRYREGNSLIHRLDPRLKLLGTLAFILVVTNIPAQGWPAFLLMAGLALLLVRLAEIPLLEALKRSSIALPFAGVVALSVPFTRAGTVLWQARLGSWTLSVTDAGLALFLSVVVKAWLAVLMSGLLVGTTPFPKLLKAMRALHVPAPLVSTISFMYRYLFVLVDEAMRLQTAREARSVGSGRTVWWRARVLGGMIGSLFIRSYERSERIYAAMLSRGFAGEIRSLEQLTWQRRDWLAGLSWSALLLAAFMLGRLISGGG